The following coding sequences are from one Streptomyces sp. NBC_01485 window:
- a CDS encoding endo alpha-1,4 polygalactosaminidase, whose product MRHSVRNSVRHSVRAILLVTVLALAGCSGTGGEDGEDDNTRSPSPTSSPWRPRPGLAWQWQLDSRVDPSVDVPVYDIDGFENTAADVSRLKRDGRRVICYINVGAWEDFRPDKDTFPRSVLGEENGWAGERWLDIRKVSVLRPIMERRFDMCRDKGFDAVEPDLVEGYGNKTGFPLTAADQLRYNRMIAELAHERGMSVGLKNDLPQIPQLLADFDFAVNEECAEFDECAQLSPFIAAGKAVFHVEYAEPTSSFCAESRRLKLSSMQKKLELGVWRKPC is encoded by the coding sequence ATGAGGCACTCGGTACGGAACTCGGTGCGGCACTCGGTACGGGCGATCCTGCTGGTGACGGTGCTGGCGTTGGCGGGCTGTTCCGGAACGGGCGGCGAGGACGGCGAGGACGACAACACCCGCTCACCCTCGCCCACTTCATCCCCTTGGCGGCCCCGTCCCGGACTGGCCTGGCAGTGGCAGCTCGACAGCAGGGTCGATCCGTCGGTGGACGTGCCCGTCTACGACATCGACGGCTTCGAGAACACGGCGGCGGACGTGTCCCGGCTGAAACGTGACGGTCGCAGGGTCATCTGTTACATCAATGTGGGCGCATGGGAGGACTTCCGGCCTGACAAGGACACGTTCCCGCGCTCGGTACTGGGCGAGGAGAACGGCTGGGCGGGCGAACGCTGGCTGGACATCCGGAAGGTCTCCGTGCTGCGTCCGATCATGGAACGGCGTTTCGACATGTGCCGCGACAAGGGCTTCGACGCGGTGGAACCCGACCTGGTGGAGGGATACGGCAACAAGACCGGTTTCCCGCTCACCGCCGCCGACCAGCTCCGCTACAACCGCATGATCGCGGAGCTCGCGCACGAGCGCGGCATGTCGGTGGGCCTCAAGAACGACCTGCCGCAGATCCCGCAGCTCCTGGCCGACTTCGACTTCGCGGTCAACGAGGAGTGCGCCGAGTTCGACGAGTGTGCGCAGCTCAGCCCGTTCATCGCGGCGGGCAAGGCGGTCTTCCACGTGGAGTACGCCGAGCCGACGAGCAGCTTCTGCGCCGAGTCCCGCCGGCTGAAGCTGTCGTCGATGCAGAAGAAGCTGGAACTGGGGGTATGGCGCAAACCCTGCTGA
- a CDS encoding spherulation-specific family 4 protein, producing MSLLIPLYVHPAEDPGAWARLIKAAGRTYGVIINPANGPGEGPDPAFAAAAGALRAAGARLLGYVDTDYGVRDGAEIAADVRRHQEWYAADGCFLDRVTATPEALPACRRLVRAVRRLGAGPVVLNPGVHPAPGYARLADLTVTFEGHWSTYVSAFSRPAWAARHPPERLCHLVYGVPEALVPLAVRTAGERGAAVCGPVTGELPNPWAALTPALTGETS from the coding sequence GTGAGCCTGCTGATCCCGCTGTACGTCCACCCGGCCGAGGACCCGGGCGCCTGGGCCCGGCTGATCAAAGCCGCCGGGCGCACGTACGGGGTGATCATCAACCCCGCGAACGGGCCGGGCGAGGGCCCCGACCCCGCGTTCGCCGCGGCGGCCGGCGCGTTGCGGGCGGCGGGCGCGCGCCTCCTCGGCTACGTCGACACCGACTACGGGGTGCGCGATGGCGCCGAGATCGCCGCCGACGTCCGCCGGCACCAGGAGTGGTACGCGGCCGACGGCTGCTTCCTCGACCGGGTGACGGCGACCCCGGAGGCGCTGCCCGCCTGCCGCCGCCTGGTCCGCGCGGTGCGCCGGCTCGGCGCCGGCCCGGTCGTGCTGAACCCCGGTGTGCACCCCGCGCCCGGCTACGCCCGCCTCGCCGACCTGACGGTCACCTTCGAGGGCCACTGGTCGACGTACGTGTCGGCGTTCAGCAGACCGGCGTGGGCGGCCCGGCACCCGCCCGAGCGGCTGTGCCACCTCGTCTACGGCGTGCCCGAGGCGCTCGTCCCGCTCGCCGTGCGCACCGCGGGCGAGCGGGGCGCGGCGGTCTGCGGTCCGGTGACGGGCGAACTGCCCAACCCCTGGGCCGCGTTGACGCCCGCCCTGACCGGAGAGACGTCATGA
- a CDS encoding NAD-dependent epimerase/dehydratase family protein, which translates to MRILVLGFTGYLGGHVVERLRTLPGALVLGAGRSPAADHVVDLASARPEELAKTLASAAPDAVVNCAGATGGDAVTLAEVNARGPAVLCAALREAAPSARLVHLGSAAEYGPGVPDTSVTESAATRPAGPYGATKLAGTIAVTCSGLDAVVLRVGNPVGRGAPPTGLPGRLAGLLRAAGAESAADPDGADAVLRLGDLSAYRDFVDARDVARAVADAVTAPGPLPPVLNIGGGRAVPVRELVHGLAAQAGFRGRIEENAAGGGSVRAAEVSWQCSDITAAEQALGWRPAHTLDEALAALWEWEGDRAP; encoded by the coding sequence ATGCGCATTCTCGTCCTGGGCTTCACCGGCTATCTGGGCGGCCACGTCGTCGAGCGGCTGCGCACCCTGCCGGGCGCGCTGGTCCTCGGCGCCGGCCGGTCCCCCGCCGCCGACCACGTCGTCGACCTCGCGTCGGCGCGCCCGGAGGAACTGGCGAAGACCCTGGCCTCGGCCGCGCCCGACGCGGTGGTCAACTGCGCGGGCGCGACCGGCGGCGACGCGGTCACCCTCGCCGAGGTCAACGCCCGCGGACCGGCCGTGCTGTGCGCGGCGCTGCGTGAGGCCGCGCCCTCGGCCCGGCTGGTGCATCTGGGCTCGGCCGCCGAGTACGGGCCGGGGGTCCCGGACACCTCGGTGACGGAGTCGGCGGCCACCCGGCCGGCCGGCCCGTACGGCGCGACGAAACTGGCCGGCACGATCGCGGTGACCTGCTCCGGCCTGGACGCGGTCGTGCTGCGGGTGGGCAACCCGGTGGGGCGCGGCGCACCGCCCACCGGGCTCCCCGGCCGGCTCGCGGGGCTGCTGCGCGCGGCCGGTGCGGAGAGTGCGGCCGACCCGGACGGCGCGGACGCGGTGCTGCGGCTCGGCGACCTGTCCGCGTACCGGGACTTCGTGGACGCCCGCGACGTGGCCCGGGCCGTGGCGGACGCGGTGACGGCGCCCGGCCCGCTGCCCCCGGTGCTCAACATCGGCGGGGGCCGGGCGGTGCCGGTGCGCGAGCTGGTGCACGGCCTGGCGGCACAGGCCGGTTTCCGGGGCCGGATCGAGGAGAACGCGGCGGGCGGCGGTTCGGTGCGGGCGGCGGAGGTGTCCTGGCAGTGCTCCGACATCACCGCCGCCGAACAGGCGCTGGGCTGGCGCCCGGCCCACACCCTCGACGAGGCACTGGCCGCGCTGTGGGAATGGGAAGGCGACCGCGCGCCGTGA
- a CDS encoding nucleotidyltransferase family protein → MHAVILAGGKGVRLRPYTTALPKPLVPIGDQHAILEIVLRQLATAGFTSCTIAIGHLGEIIRAYVGDGSQWGMSIDYATEESPLGTMGPLLTLRERLPETFLVMNGDVLTDLDYADVLSKHRESGAALTIATYARKVHIDFGVLTTTDSRVVAFTEKPSMDYRVSMGVYGLSRTTLDGYTPGLPLGFDELVLDLLKAENHPHAYDFDGYWLDIGRPDDYDRANAEFTSRKSHLLKGA, encoded by the coding sequence ATGCACGCAGTGATCCTGGCGGGAGGCAAGGGCGTCCGGCTGCGGCCCTACACGACCGCGCTGCCCAAGCCGCTCGTTCCCATCGGCGACCAGCACGCCATCCTGGAGATCGTGCTGCGCCAGCTCGCCACGGCCGGCTTCACCAGCTGCACCATCGCCATCGGCCACCTCGGCGAGATCATCCGCGCCTACGTCGGCGACGGCTCCCAGTGGGGCATGTCGATCGACTACGCCACGGAGGAGAGCCCCCTGGGCACCATGGGCCCGCTGCTGACCCTGCGCGAGCGGCTGCCCGAGACGTTCCTGGTGATGAACGGCGACGTCCTGACCGACCTCGACTACGCGGACGTCCTGAGCAAACACCGGGAGTCGGGAGCGGCGCTGACCATCGCCACGTACGCCCGTAAGGTGCACATCGACTTCGGCGTGCTGACCACCACCGACAGCAGAGTCGTCGCCTTCACCGAGAAGCCGAGCATGGACTACCGCGTCTCGATGGGCGTCTACGGCCTGTCCCGCACCACGCTCGACGGCTACACGCCCGGACTGCCCCTGGGCTTCGACGAGTTGGTCCTCGACCTGCTGAAGGCCGAGAACCATCCGCACGCCTACGACTTCGACGGATACTGGCTGGACATCGGCCGCCCGGACGACTACGACCGGGCCAACGCCGAGTTCACCAGCCGCAAGTCCCATCTGCTCAAGGGAGCCTGA
- a CDS encoding GDP-mannose 4,6-dehydratase has product MTSVPLAAVTGAEGFIGSHLTEALVASGHRVRAMAQYNSFSSYGWLETLHPDVLDQVEIVLGDVRDPGSVRGLLEGADVAYHLAALIAIPYSYQAPHSYVDTNVTGTLNVLEAVRALGTPRLVHTSTSETYGTAQTVPITEDHPINTQSPYAASKAGGDRLADSYHASFDTPVVTLRPFNTFGPRQSMRAVIPTVIGQVAAGERTITLGDLRPTRDFTFVKDTAQAFLAVGGADAGQVVGRTFNAGTGGEISVGDLVALIGKVMDSALDVREDTARIRPANSEVMRLVADASRLTAATGWQPAHSLEEGIAHTVEFFRDPANLARYKTGIYNI; this is encoded by the coding sequence TTGACCTCCGTACCGCTCGCCGCCGTCACCGGAGCCGAGGGTTTCATCGGCTCGCACCTCACCGAGGCGCTGGTCGCCTCAGGACACCGGGTGCGGGCCATGGCCCAGTACAACTCCTTCTCCTCGTACGGCTGGCTGGAGACCCTGCACCCGGACGTCCTCGACCAGGTGGAGATCGTCCTCGGCGACGTCCGCGACCCGGGCTCCGTGCGCGGCCTGCTCGAAGGGGCCGACGTCGCCTACCACTTGGCGGCGCTGATCGCGATCCCGTACTCCTACCAGGCGCCGCACAGTTACGTGGACACGAACGTCACCGGCACGCTCAACGTGCTGGAGGCGGTGCGCGCGCTGGGCACGCCCCGGCTGGTGCACACCTCCACCAGTGAGACGTACGGCACCGCGCAGACCGTGCCGATCACCGAGGACCATCCCATCAACACCCAGTCGCCGTACGCCGCTTCGAAGGCGGGCGGGGACCGGCTGGCCGACAGCTACCACGCGAGCTTCGACACCCCGGTGGTGACGCTGCGGCCGTTCAACACCTTCGGTCCGCGTCAGTCGATGCGCGCGGTCATCCCCACCGTGATCGGTCAAGTCGCCGCCGGGGAACGGACGATCACCCTCGGCGACCTGCGTCCCACGCGGGACTTCACGTTCGTGAAGGACACCGCGCAGGCGTTCCTCGCCGTGGGCGGCGCGGACGCCGGGCAGGTCGTGGGCCGCACCTTCAACGCCGGAACCGGCGGGGAGATCTCGGTCGGCGATCTGGTCGCGCTGATCGGCAAGGTGATGGACTCCGCCCTCGACGTGCGCGAGGACACCGCCCGGATCCGGCCCGCGAACTCCGAGGTGATGCGCCTGGTCGCGGACGCGAGCCGGCTGACCGCCGCCACCGGCTGGCAGCCCGCGCACAGCCTGGAGGAGGGGATCGCTCACACCGTGGAGTTCTTCCGCGACCCGGCCAACCTGGCCCGCTACAAGACCGGCATCTACAACATCTGA
- the pelF gene encoding GT4 family glycosyltransferase PelF, with translation MHVHDDARRLGATRVTLLTEGTYPHSHGGVSVWCDQLVQGMPDVDFDVIAVTGTGREPVVWELPAHVSRVLSVPMWGAPPEGRAPRGRAHRQLAAAYERFLTALLDPAAEDGFAPALYALARAAADGALSPFLRGDRAIAILTSVWNRPGLAVREAGPTLHDALTATALLEHALRPLAVPPPRTGVAHAVSGGVAVLPGLAALELHGVPLLLTEHGVYLRERYLGYRTAPYRWPVKAVLLGFFRLLAQESYRRAALITPGNRYNRLWEEEGGADPESIRTVYNGVDPAAFPPAGPEPEVPTLSWAGRVDPIKDLETLIRAFALVRAQLPHARLRLFGGTPRGGEAYRERCEALAAELGHADAVTFEGRVDDIKDAYAAGNVVMLSSISEGFPFTLIEAMSCGRATVSTDVGGVREAVGDTGLVVPPRDPAAMARAVLELLGAPGRRRAMGEAARLRVIEQFTLRQTIDTFRSIYLELPLLERESESAGAALEALAPVGTVAG, from the coding sequence ATGCACGTTCACGACGACGCGCGACGCCTGGGCGCGACGCGCGTCACCCTGCTCACCGAAGGCACCTATCCGCACAGTCACGGCGGCGTGAGCGTCTGGTGCGACCAGCTCGTCCAGGGCATGCCCGACGTCGACTTCGACGTCATCGCCGTCACCGGCACCGGGCGCGAACCCGTCGTCTGGGAGCTGCCCGCCCATGTCTCGCGCGTGCTGTCCGTCCCCATGTGGGGCGCCCCGCCCGAGGGCCGCGCGCCCCGGGGCCGGGCGCATCGCCAACTGGCCGCCGCCTACGAGCGGTTCCTGACCGCACTGCTCGATCCGGCGGCCGAGGACGGGTTCGCGCCCGCCCTGTACGCGCTGGCGCGGGCGGCGGCGGACGGGGCGCTGAGCCCGTTCCTGCGCGGCGACCGGGCCATCGCGATCCTGACGTCGGTGTGGAACCGGCCGGGCCTGGCCGTGCGCGAGGCCGGGCCGACCCTGCACGACGCGCTGACCGCGACGGCGCTGCTGGAGCACGCGTTGCGCCCGCTGGCCGTGCCGCCGCCACGGACGGGGGTGGCGCACGCGGTGAGCGGCGGGGTCGCCGTCCTGCCTGGCCTGGCGGCGCTCGAACTGCACGGTGTGCCACTGCTGTTGACGGAGCACGGCGTCTATCTGCGGGAACGTTACCTCGGCTATCGGACCGCCCCCTACCGCTGGCCGGTGAAGGCGGTCCTGCTCGGCTTCTTCCGGCTGCTGGCGCAGGAGAGCTACCGCCGGGCCGCCCTGATCACCCCCGGCAACCGCTACAACCGGCTGTGGGAGGAGGAGGGCGGCGCCGACCCGGAGTCGATCCGCACGGTCTACAACGGCGTGGACCCGGCCGCGTTCCCGCCGGCCGGACCCGAGCCGGAGGTGCCCACGCTGAGCTGGGCGGGCCGGGTCGACCCGATCAAGGACCTGGAGACCCTCATCCGGGCCTTCGCCCTGGTCCGCGCCCAACTCCCGCACGCGCGGCTGCGGTTGTTCGGCGGGACACCGCGCGGCGGCGAGGCCTACCGCGAGCGGTGCGAGGCGCTGGCCGCCGAGCTCGGGCACGCGGACGCCGTGACCTTCGAGGGCCGCGTGGACGACATCAAGGACGCCTACGCGGCCGGCAACGTCGTGATGCTGTCCAGCATCAGCGAGGGCTTCCCGTTCACGCTGATCGAGGCCATGTCGTGCGGACGGGCGACCGTATCCACCGACGTGGGCGGGGTACGGGAGGCCGTCGGCGACACCGGGCTGGTGGTGCCGCCGCGCGATCCGGCCGCGATGGCGCGGGCCGTGCTGGAGCTGCTGGGCGCCCCCGGGCGGCGGCGGGCGATGGGCGAGGCGGCGCGCCTGCGGGTGATCGAGCAGTTCACGCTGCGCCAGACCATCGACACGTTCCGCTCCATCTACCTCGAACTGCCCCTGCTGGAACGGGAGTCGGAGTCGGCGGGAGCCGCCCTGGAGGCGCTCGCGCCGGTCGGCACGGTGGCCGGATGA
- a CDS encoding phosphocholine-specific phospholipase C, translated as MPEVNRRRFLQLAGATTAFTALSGSIERAAALPANHRTGSIEDVEHIVVLMQENRSFDHYFGKLRGVRGFGDPRPVTRADGKSVWHQADGGGKDVLPFHPDADDLGLAFIQDLPHGWNDGHAAFNGGKYDKWVPAKSATTMAYLTREDIPFHYALADAFTVCDAYHCSFIGSTDPNRYYLWTGYTGNDGKGGGPVLGNDEAGYNWTTYPERLEQAGVSWKIYQDVGDGLDAKGGWGWIQDAYRGNYGDNSLLYFKQYQNAKPGDPLYDKARTGTDVRTGEGYFERLKQDVKGGKLPQISWIVAPEAFTEHPNWPANYGAWYVSQVLDALTADPEVWAKTALFVTYDENDGFFDHLLPPFPPASAAQGRSTVDVGPDVFKGDIGHTAGPYGLGQRVPMLVISPWSKGGYVCSETLDHTSVIRFMERRFGVHEPNISPWRRAVCGDLTAAFDFSCTDTRPVVLPDTAGYRPPDKVRHPDYVPTPPVKPVLPKQERGARLTRPLKYAPGVDGSVDPAAGTLTLTFASGAEAGAAFLVTSGNRTDGPWSYTTGAGATVSDTWNSAYSGGAHDLTVHGPNGFLRAFKQAGKTAGPEVVARHVGDGVELTFTHRGSGTVELKVADGYGGPAATVKLRPGAVVKRTVDLRASRRWYDLTVTSPADPAFLRRFAGHVENGDPGVSDPAIVTE; from the coding sequence ATGCCCGAAGTCAACCGGCGCCGCTTCCTCCAACTCGCGGGCGCCACCACGGCGTTCACCGCGCTCTCCGGCTCCATCGAGCGCGCCGCCGCGCTGCCCGCGAACCACCGCACGGGGTCGATCGAGGACGTCGAGCACATCGTCGTCCTGATGCAGGAGAACCGCTCCTTCGACCACTACTTCGGCAAGCTGAGAGGCGTCCGCGGCTTCGGCGACCCGCGCCCGGTGACCCGGGCCGACGGAAAGTCCGTCTGGCATCAGGCGGACGGCGGCGGCAAGGACGTCCTGCCGTTCCACCCCGACGCCGACGACCTGGGCCTCGCCTTCATCCAGGACCTCCCGCACGGCTGGAACGACGGCCACGCCGCCTTCAACGGGGGCAAGTACGACAAGTGGGTGCCTGCGAAGAGCGCCACCACGATGGCGTACCTCACCCGTGAGGACATCCCCTTCCACTACGCGCTCGCCGACGCCTTCACCGTCTGCGACGCCTACCACTGCTCCTTCATCGGCTCCACCGACCCCAACCGCTACTACCTGTGGACCGGATACACCGGCAACGACGGCAAGGGCGGCGGCCCGGTTCTCGGCAACGACGAGGCCGGCTACAACTGGACGACGTACCCCGAACGGCTGGAGCAGGCCGGGGTGTCCTGGAAGATCTACCAGGACGTCGGCGACGGCCTGGACGCGAAGGGCGGCTGGGGCTGGATCCAGGACGCCTACCGGGGCAACTACGGCGACAACTCGCTCCTCTACTTCAAGCAGTACCAGAACGCGAAGCCCGGCGACCCGCTGTACGACAAGGCCCGCACCGGCACCGATGTCCGCACGGGCGAGGGCTACTTCGAGCGGCTGAAGCAGGACGTCAAGGGCGGCAAGCTGCCGCAGATCTCCTGGATCGTCGCCCCCGAGGCCTTCACCGAACACCCCAACTGGCCCGCCAACTACGGTGCTTGGTACGTCTCCCAGGTCCTCGACGCACTGACCGCCGACCCGGAGGTGTGGGCGAAGACGGCCCTGTTCGTCACCTACGACGAGAACGACGGCTTCTTCGACCACCTCCTCCCGCCGTTCCCGCCCGCCTCGGCCGCGCAGGGCCGGTCCACGGTCGACGTCGGCCCGGACGTCTTCAAGGGCGACATCGGCCACACCGCAGGCCCCTACGGACTCGGCCAGCGGGTGCCGATGCTCGTCATCTCGCCCTGGAGCAAGGGCGGTTACGTCTGCTCCGAGACGCTCGACCACACCTCGGTCATCCGGTTCATGGAGCGCCGCTTCGGTGTCCACGAGCCGAACATCTCGCCGTGGCGGCGGGCGGTCTGCGGCGACCTGACCGCCGCGTTCGACTTCTCCTGTACGGACACCCGGCCGGTCGTCCTGCCGGACACCGCCGGTTACCGGCCCCCGGACAAGGTCCGTCACCCCGACTACGTGCCCACCCCGCCGGTCAAGCCCGTCCTGCCGAAGCAGGAGCGCGGCGCGCGCCTCACCCGCCCGCTCAAGTACGCGCCCGGCGTGGACGGTTCGGTGGATCCGGCCGCCGGGACCCTCACCCTCACCTTCGCCTCCGGGGCCGAGGCGGGCGCCGCCTTCCTGGTCACCTCCGGCAACCGCACCGACGGGCCGTGGAGTTACACCACCGGCGCGGGCGCGACCGTCTCCGACACCTGGAACTCGGCGTACTCGGGCGGCGCGCACGACCTGACCGTGCACGGCCCGAACGGATTCCTGCGCGCCTTCAAGCAGGCGGGGAAGACCGCCGGGCCCGAGGTGGTCGCCCGGCACGTCGGCGACGGCGTCGAACTGACCTTCACCCACCGTGGCTCCGGCACGGTCGAGCTGAAGGTGGCCGACGGCTACGGCGGGCCGGCCGCGACCGTGAAGCTGCGGCCCGGCGCCGTGGTCAAGCGCACCGTGGACCTGCGCGCGAGCCGCCGGTGGTACGACCTCACCGTCACGTCCCCCGCCGACCCGGCGTTCCTCAGGCGGTTCGCGGGACACGTCGAGAACGGCGACCCGGGCGTGAGCGACCCGGCGATCGTCACGGAATGA
- a CDS encoding phospholipid scramblase-related protein has product MTTHSNTPSGWYADPHGAAQTLRYWDGAQWTEHTHADGKGQAPPQVPQQAGPDGRVQQQVQQQAGVAPSGPGGGTLFSEPVLVVNQKAKLIELTNEYKVMDQQGNQLGSVVQVGQSTLRKILRFVASFDQYLTHRLEIRDTHGQPVLLLTRPAKIFKSRVIVTRPDGQPVGEIVQQNMIGKINFAIEAGGQKVGAIKAENWRAWNFSIVDHADNEVARITKTWEGLAKTMFTSADNYVLQIHYQLPEPLLSLVVATALTVDTALKQDARGLG; this is encoded by the coding sequence GTGACCACGCATTCGAACACACCTTCAGGTTGGTACGCCGATCCGCACGGGGCGGCCCAGACCCTGCGCTACTGGGACGGCGCCCAGTGGACCGAGCACACGCACGCCGACGGCAAGGGGCAGGCGCCGCCGCAGGTGCCGCAGCAGGCCGGGCCGGACGGGCGGGTCCAGCAGCAGGTGCAGCAGCAGGCCGGGGTCGCACCGAGCGGCCCCGGCGGCGGCACCCTGTTCAGCGAGCCCGTGCTGGTGGTGAACCAGAAGGCCAAGCTCATAGAGCTGACCAACGAGTACAAGGTCATGGACCAGCAGGGCAACCAGCTCGGCTCGGTCGTCCAGGTCGGGCAGAGCACGCTGCGCAAGATCCTGCGCTTCGTCGCCAGCTTCGATCAGTACCTGACGCACCGGCTGGAGATCCGCGACACCCACGGACAGCCGGTGCTGCTGCTGACCCGGCCCGCGAAGATCTTCAAGTCGAGGGTCATCGTGACGCGCCCCGACGGGCAGCCGGTCGGTGAGATCGTCCAGCAGAACATGATCGGGAAGATCAACTTCGCCATCGAGGCAGGCGGCCAGAAGGTCGGCGCGATCAAGGCGGAGAACTGGCGCGCCTGGAACTTCTCGATCGTCGACCACGCGGACAACGAGGTCGCCCGGATCACCAAGACCTGGGAGGGCCTCGCCAAGACGATGTTCACCAGCGCGGACAACTACGTCCTGCAGATCCACTACCAACTGCCCGAACCGCTGCTGAGCCTGGTCGTCGCCACGGCCCTGACCGTGGACACCGCGCTCAAGCAGGACGCGCGCGGTTTGGGCTGA
- a CDS encoding TetR/AcrR family transcriptional regulator, whose protein sequence is MTSQAAEGPEPVAATRRSKITPEREREFFDAVLEQIRECGYEAVTMEGVAASTRCSKSTLYRQWKTKPQFVVAALRSRRTVRLAGIDTGSLADDLRAAARAAGRWSSNDSKLMQALGHAVTGDEDLARALREALIDPEIEALRDILRRGVERGEIPAGHPALEYVPAQLFGVVRARPVVDGQYADPDYLVRFMEAAVLPALGLGTTSRSSSSPSP, encoded by the coding sequence ATGACGTCGCAGGCCGCGGAGGGACCGGAGCCGGTCGCCGCAACGCGCCGCTCCAAGATCACGCCCGAGCGTGAGCGGGAGTTCTTCGACGCCGTCCTCGAGCAGATCCGCGAGTGCGGATACGAAGCGGTCACCATGGAGGGCGTCGCCGCCAGCACCCGCTGCAGCAAGTCCACGCTCTACCGGCAGTGGAAGACCAAGCCCCAGTTCGTCGTGGCCGCGCTGCGCTCGCGCCGCACGGTGCGGCTCGCCGGCATCGACACCGGTTCACTCGCCGACGACCTGCGCGCGGCCGCGCGGGCCGCGGGCCGCTGGTCGTCGAACGACAGCAAGCTGATGCAGGCCCTCGGCCACGCCGTGACCGGGGACGAGGACCTCGCGCGGGCGCTGCGCGAGGCGCTGATCGACCCGGAGATCGAGGCGCTGCGGGACATCCTGCGGCGCGGGGTCGAGCGCGGGGAGATCCCCGCCGGCCATCCCGCGCTGGAGTACGTCCCGGCGCAGTTGTTCGGCGTGGTCCGCGCCCGGCCGGTCGTCGACGGGCAGTACGCCGACCCGGACTACCTGGTCCGCTTCATGGAGGCCGCCGTCCTGCCCGCCCTCGGACTCGGTACGACGTCACGGTCGTCGTCGTCGCCGTCGCCGTAG
- a CDS encoding DUF2510 domain-containing protein has translation MTQVTPPGWYPDPGQTSDGPTTERWWDGKAWTDQTRAAGTAAVWGPPAQTPAGGAYPAHPGYPDYPGYPGHPGAPPGAGRRRGLRTGIAVAAAVAVLASIGVGVYALAKDDGSGGGGTAQGPGGQGGSGGGSGGSGGSGGSGGSGGSGGSGGASPSPDESEAPKIKSGAVTDALNGISIPIPAGWTGQQISVGAQVTSDSSYKCPGDTSKTCTKGGVYSAPVEALETKGDTAEQVAKADISANAEDSYGGTTYGAITSHQVLASKAVTVAGQKGYLVRWKAVTSKGADGVVESLAFPAPADPKRLVVLRFGVDADQSLTVIDTITTGIKVSTGGGSGTNV, from the coding sequence ATGACGCAGGTGACTCCTCCCGGGTGGTATCCCGACCCGGGGCAGACAAGTGACGGTCCCACCACCGAACGCTGGTGGGACGGCAAGGCATGGACGGACCAGACCCGCGCCGCGGGTACGGCCGCCGTATGGGGTCCGCCGGCGCAGACCCCGGCCGGCGGGGCGTATCCGGCGCACCCGGGATATCCGGACTACCCCGGCTATCCGGGACACCCCGGGGCTCCGCCGGGCGCGGGCCGGCGGCGCGGGCTGCGGACGGGCATAGCCGTCGCCGCGGCCGTCGCGGTCCTGGCCAGCATCGGGGTCGGCGTGTACGCGCTGGCCAAGGACGACGGCTCGGGCGGCGGCGGCACGGCCCAGGGGCCGGGCGGGCAGGGCGGCTCGGGCGGCGGCTCGGGCGGGTCCGGTGGCTCCGGCGGTTCGGGGGGATCGGGCGGTTCCGGCGGTTCGGGCGGGGCCTCTCCCTCGCCCGACGAGTCCGAGGCGCCGAAGATCAAGAGCGGTGCGGTGACCGACGCGCTCAACGGGATCAGCATCCCCATCCCGGCCGGCTGGACCGGCCAGCAGATCAGCGTGGGCGCGCAGGTGACCTCCGACTCCTCCTACAAGTGCCCCGGCGACACCTCCAAGACCTGCACCAAGGGGGGCGTGTACTCGGCGCCCGTCGAGGCGCTGGAGACCAAGGGCGACACCGCCGAGCAGGTCGCGAAGGCTGACATATCGGCCAACGCGGAGGATTCCTACGGCGGTACGACGTACGGCGCGATCACCTCGCACCAGGTGCTCGCCTCGAAGGCGGTGACGGTGGCCGGGCAGAAGGGCTACCTGGTGCGCTGGAAGGCGGTCACCAGCAAGGGCGCGGACGGCGTCGTCGAGTCGCTGGCGTTCCCCGCGCCCGCGGACCCCAAGCGGCTGGTGGTGCTCCGCTTCGGCGTGGACGCCGACCAGAGCCTGACGGTCATCGACACCATCACCACCGGTATCAAGGTGTCGACGGGCGGCGGCAGCGGCACGAACGTGTGA